The Brassica napus cultivar Da-Ae chromosome C7, Da-Ae, whole genome shotgun sequence genome has a segment encoding these proteins:
- the LOC106452908 gene encoding ribosome production factor 2 homolog: MMEIRTPKTHKAKRVLEKRAPKLVENGKKTLILHGTKTSATVSSVLMELYRLKKGGAIKYSRRNENIRPFESGGETSLEFFSLKTDCSIFVYGSHSKKRPDNLVLGRMYDHHVYDLIEVGIENFKSLLSFSYDKKIAPHEGSKPFICFTGEGFENVQELKQLKEVLTDLFRGEVVENLNLTGLDRAYICTAVSPAKVFLTHCAIKLKKSGTIVPRIELVEVGPSMDLVIRRNRFPNEGLRKEAMKSSKDKPKKKVKNVDQDDVLGKLGRVYIPEQEVGKIPLPDKSKGVKRERREGKVKKNKEEGSASKKLKESE, encoded by the exons ATGATGGAAATACGAACTCCCAAGACCCACAAAGCCAAACGAGTCCTCGAAAAGCGAGCTCCTAAGCTG GTTGAGAACGGGAAGAAGACATTGATACTTCATGGAACAAAGACTAGCGCTACAGTTAGCTCTGTGTTGATGGAGCTGTACCGTCTTAAGAAGGGAGGTGCCATCAAGTACTCTAGGAGGAATGAGAACATTAGGCCATTTGAGAGTGGAGGTGAAACCTCATTAGAGTTCTTCTCTCTCAAAACAGATTGTAGCATCTTTGTG TATGGCTCTCACTCAAAGAAAAGGCCTGACAATCTAGTGCTCGGAAGAATGTATGATCACCATGTCTATGATCTAATTGAAGTTGGGATTGAGAACTTCAAATCTCTGCTATCGTTTTCCTACGACAAGAAGATAGCACCTCATGAAGGATCAAAGCCTTTTATTTGCTTTACTGGTGAAGGTTTTGAGAATGTACAAGAGCTGAAGCAGCTTAAAGAAGTCCTCACGGATCTCTTCCGAGGCGAG GTTGTGGAGAATCTAAATCTTACAGGATTAGACCGTGCTTACATATGCACAGCGGTATCACCAGCTAAGGTTTTCCTTACTCACTGCGCGATAAAGCTAAAAAAGTCAGGGACCATCGTGCCTAGGATAGAGCTGGTCGAAGTAGGTCCATCCATGGACTTGGTtatccgtcgtaaccgttttcccAACGAAGGCCTAAGGAAAGAAGCTATGAAATCATCTAAAGATAAGCCCAAGAAGAAG GTGAAGAATGTCGATCAAGATGATGTACTAGGGAAGTTAGGGAGGGTTTATATTCCTGAGCAGGAG GTTGGAAAAATTCCATTACCGGATAAATCCAAGGGAGTGAAGAGAGAGCGAAGGGAGGGTAAAGTGAAGAAGAATAAGGAAGAAGGGTCTGCTTCCAAAAAGCTAAAAGAGTCCGAGTAA
- the LOC106355091 gene encoding adenylate isopentenyltransferase 7, mitochondrial-like: MKFSISAMKQVQPILSFKNKLSMVNVNSFLRPQEKVVFVMGATGSGKSRLAIDLATRFQTEIINSDKIQVYKGLDVLTNKVTPQECRGVPHHLLGVFDSEAGNLTATDFCRLASQEISTLSANNKLPIVAGGSNSYIEALANHSSGFLLNKYQCCFIWVDVSLPVLNSFVSKRVDRMMEAGLLEEVREVHDPKADYSVGIRRAIGVPELHEYLCYESLVDRATQRKMLDAAVKKIKENTEILACRQLLKIQRLSKKWKLSMHRVDATEVFLKRNEEEADKAWENLVARPTKRIVDKFCDNQVMKNDDVEHCLTSIGAVSYGGGSGSRAHNMV, encoded by the coding sequence ATGAAGTTCTCAATTTCAGCAATGAAGCAGGTACAACCAATCTTAAGCTTCAAGAACAAACTCTCGATGGTCAACGTCAACTCTTTCCTCCGTCCCCAAGAAAAAGTCGTCTTCGTGATGGGAGCCACTGGTTCCGGTAAGTCTCGTCTCGCCATCGACCTAGCAACTAGGTTTCAGACAGAGATCATAAACTCCGACAAGATCCAAGTTTACAAGGGCCTCGACGTCCTTACAAATAAAGTAACACCTCAAGAATGCCGAGGCGTGCCTCACCACTTGCTCGGAGTGTTTGACTCCGAAGCTGGCAACCTAACGGCCACCGACTTCTGCCGCCTTGCATCACAAGAAATCTCAACACTCTCGGCTAACAACAAGCTTCCTATCGTAGCCGGTGGATCAAACTCATACATCGAAGCACTTGCGAATCATTCGTCTGGATTCTTGTTAAACAAGTACCAATGCTGTTTTATTTGGGTCGACGTTTCCTTACCGGTTCTTAACTCATTCGTCTCAAAACGTGTCGATCGCATGATGGAAGCAGGATTACTGGAGGAAGTAAGAGAAGTACACGATCCGAAAGCTGATTATTCTGTCGGGATACGACGAGCTATCGGTGTCCCCGAGCTTCACGAGTACTTATGCTACGAATCTCTAGTGGACCGTGCTACACAGAGAAAGATGCTTGACGCAGCCGttaaaaagattaaagagaacACAGAGATTCTAGCTTGTCGACAGTTACTTAAGATTCAACGTCTGAGCAAGAAGTGGAAGTTGTCTATGCACCGCGTGGACGCAACGGAAGTGTTCTTGAAACGTAACGAGGAAGAAGCAGACAAGGCTTGGGAGAATCTCGTAGCGAGACCGACCAAGAGAATAGTTGATAAGTTCTGTGATAACCAAGTGATGAAAAATGATGATGTTGAGCACTGTTTGACCTCCATTGGAGCGGTGTCTTACGGCGGAGGAAGTGGAAGTAGGGCTCACAATATGGTATGA